The Natrinema salaciae genome contains a region encoding:
- a CDS encoding sensor histidine kinase, whose amino-acid sequence MILRDITNRRRVQKRYQTLIEHSSDLTVVLDEEGDLTYVSPSAKSIIGVPADEIIGENTMDHIHPEDIESVAERFDEVVMNPAETVRFEYRLRHIDGSWRTMEGVARNLLENPYVKGVVVNARDITARTERERDLERTNDRLEQFANIVSHDLRNPLTVAQGHLQLAKDTGDMDSLEAIEQSHERMESIIEDVLTLAQQEKSIGETEHVGLASIAREAWKHVETPDATLVVDSNTTIAADRDRLLRLFENCFRNAIEHAGADVTVTIGTTDKSFFIADDGPGIPDNQRDDVLEAGYTTAETGTGFGLSIVSQIAEAHGWTVSIDTSVAGGARLSFRTEEFDDLSRPVPNGQRTQ is encoded by the coding sequence GTGATCCTCCGTGACATCACCAATCGGCGACGGGTCCAGAAGCGATACCAGACACTGATCGAACACTCGTCCGACCTCACCGTCGTCCTCGACGAGGAAGGTGATCTCACGTACGTGAGCCCGTCGGCCAAGTCGATCATTGGCGTCCCTGCGGACGAGATCATCGGTGAGAACACCATGGACCACATCCACCCCGAAGACATCGAATCAGTAGCCGAGCGATTCGACGAGGTAGTGATGAATCCAGCAGAGACCGTTCGGTTCGAATATCGGTTGCGCCATATCGACGGCTCCTGGCGAACGATGGAAGGTGTTGCTCGCAACCTCCTCGAGAACCCCTACGTCAAGGGAGTCGTCGTCAACGCCCGGGACATCACTGCACGGACGGAACGGGAGCGCGACCTCGAACGCACGAACGACCGACTCGAACAGTTCGCGAACATCGTCTCGCACGATCTCCGCAATCCACTCACTGTCGCACAGGGACACCTCCAACTCGCCAAGGACACTGGAGATATGGACTCTCTCGAGGCGATAGAACAGTCCCACGAGCGAATGGAGTCGATCATCGAGGACGTGCTGACACTGGCTCAGCAGGAAAAATCGATCGGTGAAACCGAGCACGTCGGTCTCGCGTCGATTGCTAGGGAGGCCTGGAAGCACGTGGAAACACCCGACGCTACCCTGGTAGTTGACTCGAATACCACGATCGCGGCCGATCGCGATCGGTTGCTCCGGTTGTTCGAGAACTGTTTCCGAAACGCGATCGAACACGCTGGCGCCGACGTGACCGTCACGATCGGTACGACCGACAAGTCGTTTTTTATCGCCGACGATGGACCCGGGATTCCCGACAATCAACGGGATGACGTCCTCGAGGCGGGATATACGACCGCCGAAACGGGGACGGGCTTTGGTCTGTCGATCGTCTCGCAGATCGCGGAGGCACATGGCTGGACCGTCTCGATCGACACGAGTGTGGCTGGTGGGGCACGGCTTTCGTTCCGGACTGAGGAGTTCGACGATCTCTCACGGCCCGTTCCCAACGGACAGCGGACCCAGTGA
- a CDS encoding cobalt-precorrin-7 (C(5))-methyltransferase, whose translation MSDYDLDAGPDPATVAAAAPESAIGAAAAEPVYAVGVGPGNLEYLTPRGERAIREADVIVGFTTVVEFVEDLTDADLLTCGYEDEAEALEAFGERVADGERGTAVAMGDPNHSGYQFVGKVQDAVERADPDIPVRVIPGISSLQLAASRARTPMEDTEFVTLHKSGDLESDMERLATAVDDRHLLVLPRPYDRMPGDIARFLLDRGAEPSLEALVLEKLTHEDEQIHRFTLTELADHAGGCGEDETPFSDLIVLAVRRPVAAGEPS comes from the coding sequence ATGAGCGACTACGACCTCGACGCGGGACCTGACCCGGCGACGGTCGCGGCTGCCGCGCCGGAGTCCGCCATCGGCGCAGCCGCTGCCGAGCCGGTCTACGCCGTCGGCGTCGGGCCCGGCAACCTCGAGTATCTGACGCCCCGCGGCGAGCGGGCGATCCGCGAAGCCGACGTGATCGTCGGCTTCACCACGGTCGTGGAGTTCGTCGAGGACCTGACCGACGCCGACCTGCTGACCTGCGGCTACGAGGACGAGGCCGAGGCGCTCGAGGCGTTCGGCGAGCGCGTCGCCGACGGCGAGCGCGGGACGGCGGTCGCGATGGGCGATCCCAACCACTCGGGCTACCAGTTCGTCGGCAAAGTGCAGGACGCCGTGGAACGCGCGGACCCCGATATCCCGGTACGCGTGATCCCCGGCATCTCCTCGCTCCAGCTGGCCGCCAGCCGCGCCCGGACGCCCATGGAGGATACCGAGTTCGTCACGCTCCACAAGAGCGGCGACCTCGAGTCGGACATGGAGCGGCTCGCCACCGCGGTCGACGACCGTCACCTGCTGGTGCTCCCGCGGCCGTACGACCGGATGCCCGGCGATATCGCCCGGTTCTTGCTCGATCGGGGTGCAGAGCCGTCGCTCGAGGCGCTGGTGCTCGAGAAGCTGACCCACGAGGACGAGCAGATCCACCGGTTCACGCTGACCGAACTGGCGGACCACGCTGGCGGGTGCGGCGAGGACGAGACGCCGTTCTCGGATCTGATCGTGCTCGCTGTCCGACGACCGGTCGCCGCGGGAGAACCGTCGTAG
- a CDS encoding HalOD1 output domain-containing protein — MGERKSLSFEVIMEVAEQEGVGPTEIDVPLYSVIDPELLDRLGSESNSKNDTNLNIQFEYYGYRVTIRGEDDISVRPSQGEQDLQL; from the coding sequence ATGGGAGAAAGGAAGTCGTTGAGTTTTGAGGTGATAATGGAAGTTGCCGAACAGGAAGGGGTAGGTCCAACAGAAATCGATGTGCCGCTGTATTCAGTTATCGATCCTGAACTCCTTGACCGGTTGGGGTCCGAAAGCAATTCAAAAAACGATACGAATCTCAATATTCAGTTCGAATATTACGGCTACCGTGTCACGATTCGAGGTGAAGATGATATTTCCGTTCGACCATCTCAAGGCGAACAGGATCTCCAACTGTAG
- a CDS encoding methyltransferase family protein encodes MAAFWIGIGLVLCGVFLRQYAVRTLDEYFSVAVSVDASDRVVSSGPYRWVRHPSYTGGLGTLIGTGVATGNWLSLGLVTVAGLVAYGYRIRVEERVLREQLGDSREQLGDSYDAYATQTPYRLVPGLW; translated from the coding sequence ATGGCGGCGTTCTGGATCGGAATCGGACTCGTGCTGTGCGGCGTCTTCCTCCGTCAATACGCCGTTCGGACGCTCGACGAGTACTTCTCAGTGGCGGTGTCCGTCGACGCGTCCGATCGCGTCGTCAGTTCGGGACCGTACCGATGGGTTCGCCACCCGTCGTACACCGGCGGACTGGGGACGCTGATCGGTACCGGCGTCGCCACCGGCAACTGGCTGAGCCTCGGCCTCGTGACTGTCGCCGGACTCGTCGCGTATGGGTATCGCATCCGCGTCGAAGAGCGCGTCCTGCGGGAACAGTTGGGCGACTCGCGGGAACAGTTGGGCGACTCCTACGACGCGTACGCGACGCAGACGCCGTACCGACTCGTTCCAGGTCTCTGGTGA
- a CDS encoding precorrin-8X methylmutase encodes MTDGGEQDFEREYADLGATTQNAMDIAETSMDIVRQFVPDETLADRVRQKSVHSMGDIEFQHLIEFTGSDALGDDEDAPVRAGARAVLDEATIVTDITMSKAGITGRGHDCEKRKAIGNGAELAKETGMTRTAASVLELDKRGVYDGAIATIGNAPTAAFALADCIEDGTRPAAIVATPVGFVKAEESRQRIRQVSEAYDVPAITNVGRRGGSGLAAALTNELIHVAKDVRTDELALELTAEARAARTESDSEDREDE; translated from the coding sequence ATGACTGACGGCGGCGAACAGGACTTCGAGAGGGAGTACGCCGACCTCGGTGCGACGACGCAGAACGCGATGGACATCGCGGAGACGAGCATGGATATCGTCCGGCAGTTCGTGCCGGACGAGACGCTCGCGGACCGCGTCCGCCAGAAGTCGGTCCACTCGATGGGCGACATCGAGTTCCAGCACCTGATCGAGTTCACGGGCAGCGACGCGCTCGGCGACGACGAGGACGCCCCCGTCCGCGCCGGTGCGCGAGCCGTCCTCGACGAGGCGACCATCGTGACCGACATCACGATGTCCAAAGCCGGGATCACCGGCCGCGGCCACGACTGCGAGAAGCGCAAGGCGATCGGCAACGGGGCCGAACTGGCGAAGGAGACGGGCATGACTCGGACCGCGGCCTCGGTGCTCGAACTCGACAAGCGCGGCGTCTACGACGGCGCCATCGCGACGATCGGGAACGCGCCGACGGCCGCGTTCGCGCTGGCGGACTGCATCGAAGACGGGACCCGGCCGGCCGCCATCGTCGCGACCCCCGTCGGCTTCGTCAAGGCCGAGGAGAGCCGCCAGCGCATCCGCCAGGTCAGCGAGGCGTACGACGTGCCGGCGATCACGAACGTCGGCCGCCGCGGCGGCAGCGGACTCGCCGCGGCGCTGACGAACGAACTGATTCACGTCGCGAAAGACGTCCGGACCGACGAACTCGCGCTCGAGCTGACGGCCGAGGCTCGAGCGGCTCGAACCGAATCCGACAGCGAGGACCGCGAGGACGAATGA
- a CDS encoding DUF7344 domain-containing protein: MTVEEVTDTLEVMESYLRRNILRYLIMNDGEAFSTEEIANHINASFFGREAQFGSREEIIVGLHHNHLPRLKEIGILDYKPESKEVRYWGHTLVEEILKAIPHGK, translated from the coding sequence ATGACGGTAGAAGAAGTGACTGATACGTTAGAGGTTATGGAGAGCTATCTACGCAGAAACATCCTTAGATATTTGATCATGAACGATGGCGAGGCGTTTTCAACTGAGGAAATTGCAAATCATATCAATGCGTCGTTCTTTGGACGCGAAGCACAGTTCGGATCGAGGGAGGAAATAATAGTGGGATTGCATCACAACCATCTGCCCAGACTGAAAGAAATAGGTATCCTAGACTATAAGCCGGAATCGAAGGAAGTTCGATATTGGGGCCATACCTTGGTTGAAGAGATATTAAAGGCGATACCGCACGGGAAGTGA
- a CDS encoding cobyrinic acid a,c-diamide synthase, whose product MNGFVLGGVSSGVGKTVATLSIIQALEDAGHAVQPAKAGPDFIDPSHHEAIAGRPSRTLDLWLCGEDGLRRNYRRGEGDVCVVEGVMGLYDGDGSSTAMVAEALELPVVLVVDAKAGMESVAATALGFRAYAETIGRDIEVAGVVAQRAHGGRHEQGIRDALPDDLEFFGRIPPNDELEIPERHLGLEMGADAALPSNALREAAESLEAERLADVATAPPAPESPSPAATAEPVDATIAIASDAAFCFRYPATVERFRDRAELVAFSPVAGDPVPDCDAVYLPGGYPELHADDLESAGTLSTLGDLAGDGLPVLGECGGLMAMSRSLTTAEGDRSEMAGILPADVTMHDRYQALDHVELEARGGTLTADAGETIRGHEFHYSSADVDDDARFAFETVRGDGIDGEHDGLTEYESLGTYVHVHPESGAFDRFLESIAN is encoded by the coding sequence ATGAACGGATTCGTTCTGGGCGGCGTCAGCTCCGGCGTCGGGAAGACCGTCGCGACGCTGTCGATAATCCAGGCCCTCGAGGACGCGGGGCACGCGGTTCAGCCCGCCAAGGCGGGGCCGGACTTCATCGATCCGAGCCACCACGAGGCGATCGCGGGACGGCCTTCCCGCACGCTCGACCTGTGGCTCTGCGGCGAGGACGGTCTCCGCCGAAACTACCGCCGCGGCGAGGGCGACGTCTGCGTCGTCGAGGGCGTCATGGGCCTCTACGACGGCGACGGCTCGAGCACGGCGATGGTCGCCGAGGCCCTCGAGCTACCGGTCGTCCTCGTGGTCGACGCGAAGGCGGGCATGGAGAGCGTCGCGGCGACCGCGCTCGGCTTCCGGGCGTACGCCGAGACGATCGGTCGCGACATCGAGGTCGCCGGGGTCGTCGCCCAGCGGGCTCACGGCGGCCGCCACGAGCAGGGCATCCGCGACGCCCTGCCCGACGACCTCGAGTTCTTCGGCCGAATTCCGCCGAACGACGAGCTCGAGATTCCCGAGCGGCATCTGGGTCTCGAGATGGGCGCGGACGCCGCCCTGCCGAGCAACGCACTCCGGGAGGCCGCCGAGTCGCTCGAGGCCGAGCGGCTGGCCGACGTGGCGACCGCCCCGCCCGCTCCCGAGTCGCCGTCGCCCGCCGCGACCGCGGAGCCGGTCGACGCCACGATCGCGATCGCCAGCGACGCCGCCTTCTGCTTCCGCTATCCGGCGACCGTCGAGCGGTTCCGCGACCGGGCCGAACTGGTGGCGTTCTCGCCGGTCGCGGGCGATCCCGTTCCGGACTGCGACGCGGTCTATCTGCCCGGCGGCTATCCCGAACTCCACGCGGACGACCTCGAGTCGGCCGGCACCCTTTCGACACTCGGCGACCTCGCCGGCGACGGGCTCCCGGTGCTCGGCGAGTGCGGCGGCTTGATGGCCATGAGCCGGTCGCTAACGACGGCCGAGGGCGACCGCAGCGAGATGGCCGGCATCCTGCCCGCCGACGTGACGATGCACGACCGCTATCAAGCGCTCGATCACGTCGAACTCGAGGCTCGCGGGGGGACGCTGACCGCCGACGCCGGCGAGACGATCCGGGGCCACGAGTTCCACTACTCGAGCGCCGACGTCGACGACGATGCCCGGTTCGCCTTCGAGACCGTTCGAGGGGACGGCATCGACGGCGAGCACGATGGACTAACCGAGTACGAGTCGCTGGGAACGTACGTCCACGTGCATCCGGAGAGCGGGGCGTTCGATCGGTTCCTCGAGTCGATCGCGAACTGA
- a CDS encoding cobalt-factor II C(20)-methyltransferase, with amino-acid sequence MTLYGVGLGPGEADLVTVRGKAVLESADVVYSPGRLSRTVALEHVDESKIGDLDFPMTRDEQKLRAAWKEAAAEIAPNARDGDVAFVTLGDPNVYSTFGHLRRTIDAFHADVDLEIVPGVSAVTAFATAMGVEIEAGAGLSLREAASGHSPTGPDRMILFKVTDAPATHEGLVEAGYDVTYGRRLFMEQGETIVTDDPADIDERDYYTLAYAEKETLEVEQATAAFETDDADSSSEDEATSGEPVTDGGTLVGLERAERAEGCEGGDCGGHR; translated from the coding sequence GTGACCCTCTACGGCGTCGGACTCGGACCCGGCGAAGCCGATCTCGTGACCGTCCGTGGCAAGGCGGTCCTCGAGAGTGCCGACGTGGTCTACTCGCCCGGCCGGCTGTCCAGAACGGTCGCGCTCGAGCACGTCGACGAGTCGAAGATCGGGGACCTCGACTTCCCGATGACCAGAGACGAACAGAAGCTGCGAGCGGCGTGGAAGGAGGCCGCGGCTGAGATCGCCCCCAACGCACGCGACGGCGACGTCGCCTTCGTGACGCTGGGCGACCCGAACGTCTACTCGACTTTCGGTCACTTGCGCCGGACGATCGACGCCTTTCACGCCGACGTCGACCTCGAGATCGTTCCCGGCGTCAGCGCCGTTACCGCGTTCGCGACGGCGATGGGCGTCGAGATCGAAGCCGGTGCGGGCCTCTCGCTGCGAGAGGCCGCGTCGGGCCACAGCCCGACCGGGCCGGACCGGATGATCCTCTTCAAGGTCACCGACGCGCCGGCGACCCACGAGGGCCTCGTCGAGGCCGGCTACGACGTGACCTACGGCCGCCGGCTGTTCATGGAACAGGGCGAGACGATCGTCACCGACGACCCCGCGGACATCGACGAGCGCGACTACTACACGCTCGCCTACGCCGAGAAAGAAACACTCGAGGTCGAGCAAGCGACCGCCGCCTTCGAGACCGACGACGCCGACTCCTCGAGCGAGGACGAGGCGACGAGCGGTGAGCCGGTCACCGACGGCGGGACGCTGGTCGGCCTCGAACGCGCCGAGCGCGCCGAGGGCTGTGAGGGCGGCGACTGCGGAGGCCACCGATGA
- the cbiT gene encoding precorrin-6Y C5,15-methyltransferase (decarboxylating) subunit CbiT yields MPPIALPHDAKAGPTKSEVRAVVRSKLALESDDHFAEVGSCTGAVTIEAAQRAGRVTALERKTERVETTERNLAANEGSVRADVELRNAEAPEGLPDDADALFLGGSRNFEAVLDHAVETEIDRIVMNVSRLEVAGEATAAFRERNLLEEVVQFQVSHGYELAGATSFDSDNPVYMLVGSATPDANEDEDGGEKVAADGSGGSRR; encoded by the coding sequence ATGCCACCCATCGCGCTTCCACACGACGCGAAGGCCGGGCCGACCAAGTCGGAGGTCCGCGCCGTCGTCCGATCGAAGCTCGCGCTCGAGTCGGACGACCACTTCGCGGAGGTCGGCTCCTGTACGGGGGCCGTCACGATCGAGGCCGCACAGCGAGCCGGGCGGGTGACCGCTCTCGAGCGGAAGACAGAACGAGTCGAGACGACCGAGCGGAACCTCGCGGCGAACGAGGGGTCGGTACGTGCCGACGTCGAACTTCGCAACGCTGAAGCGCCCGAGGGGCTACCCGACGACGCCGACGCACTCTTTCTGGGCGGAAGCCGCAACTTCGAGGCGGTGCTCGATCACGCCGTCGAAACCGAGATCGACCGCATCGTGATGAACGTCTCGCGGCTCGAGGTCGCGGGCGAGGCGACGGCGGCCTTCCGCGAGCGGAACCTCCTCGAGGAGGTCGTCCAGTTCCAGGTGAGCCACGGCTACGAACTCGCCGGCGCGACGAGCTTCGACTCCGACAATCCGGTCTACATGCTCGTCGGGAGCGCGACGCCGGACGCGAACGAAGACGAGGACGGCGGCGAGAAGGTCGCCGCTGACGGAAGCGGGGGGAGCCGGCGGTGA
- a CDS encoding cobalt-precorrin-4/precorrin-4 C(11)-methyltransferase, producing the protein MSDETPTDPQEAIDSRGERRREELDDRIFEHSAGDEQEGVPFVGAGPGNPRLLTVAGAELLEAADLVVHAGSLVNSELLDEYCGHADLVNSVGKDLEELIPLMRDAYEDGDDVVRLHSGDPAIYGAAIEQMDALEHEGVPTYFVPGVTSAFAASATLRTQLTLNEVSNHVAFTRPQGKTLTPEEDHISDFVEMGDVTTCIYLGTHAVRDTMDRLLEDDHDPDTPVAVIYHASWPDEDVIVGSIGDIADKVEEAGYRASALVVIGDAVTGAGYERSFLYGDWANRGSSGESSETEAGDD; encoded by the coding sequence ATGAGCGACGAGACGCCGACCGATCCGCAGGAGGCGATCGACTCGCGCGGCGAGCGCCGCCGCGAGGAACTGGACGACCGGATCTTCGAGCACAGCGCCGGCGACGAGCAGGAGGGGGTCCCCTTCGTCGGTGCCGGTCCCGGCAACCCGCGACTGCTGACCGTCGCCGGGGCGGAACTGCTCGAGGCGGCCGACCTCGTGGTTCACGCGGGATCGCTGGTCAACAGCGAACTCCTCGACGAGTACTGCGGCCACGCGGACCTCGTCAACTCGGTCGGGAAGGACCTCGAGGAGCTGATCCCCCTGATGCGGGACGCCTACGAGGACGGCGACGACGTGGTCCGGCTCCACAGCGGCGATCCGGCCATCTACGGGGCCGCGATCGAGCAGATGGACGCACTGGAACACGAGGGCGTGCCGACCTACTTCGTACCGGGCGTCACGTCGGCGTTCGCGGCGAGCGCGACGCTGCGGACGCAACTGACGCTCAACGAGGTCTCGAACCACGTCGCGTTCACCCGACCCCAGGGCAAGACCCTGACGCCGGAGGAGGACCACATCTCCGACTTCGTGGAGATGGGCGACGTGACGACCTGCATCTACCTCGGAACCCACGCGGTCCGGGATACGATGGATCGGCTGCTCGAGGACGACCACGACCCCGACACGCCGGTCGCGGTGATCTACCACGCCTCGTGGCCGGACGAGGACGTGATCGTCGGCTCGATCGGCGACATCGCGGACAAGGTCGAGGAGGCCGGCTACCGCGCCTCGGCGCTGGTCGTCATCGGCGACGCCGTGACCGGCGCGGGCTACGAGCGCTCGTTCCTCTACGGGGACTGGGCGAATCGAGGATCGTCGGGAGAGTCCAGCGAGACGGAGGCGGGTGACGACTGA
- a CDS encoding beta-ketoacyl-ACP reductase, giving the protein MSETVHRLEPLERRPLTDRTCLVTGSSRGIGRQIAFELARCGADVAVNYRSAEDRALEVTETIEANGETAVPVQADISDPDQVEQMAAAVRDELGEIDVLINNAGITIDRKFEDMTYEDWRTVIDVNLNGTFNCTNAFYEDIKASDHGRVINISSVVGQQGNYGQANYATSKGGLFAFTRTLALELASHGSTANCVAPGFTRTDMLEKVPERVQGKIREDIPLGRFATTEDIVGMVRFLACDQAEYMTGQVLGINGGMEW; this is encoded by the coding sequence ATGTCCGAAACCGTCCACCGACTCGAACCGCTGGAGCGTCGCCCCCTGACCGACCGCACCTGTCTCGTCACCGGTTCCTCGAGAGGGATCGGCCGTCAGATCGCCTTCGAACTCGCCCGCTGTGGCGCCGACGTCGCGGTGAACTATCGGTCCGCCGAAGACCGCGCCCTCGAGGTCACGGAGACGATCGAGGCCAACGGCGAGACGGCCGTCCCCGTGCAGGCGGACATCTCCGACCCGGACCAGGTCGAACAGATGGCCGCGGCGGTTCGCGACGAACTCGGCGAGATCGACGTGCTGATCAACAACGCGGGGATCACGATCGATCGCAAGTTCGAGGACATGACCTACGAGGACTGGCGGACCGTCATCGACGTCAACCTAAACGGGACGTTCAACTGCACGAACGCGTTCTACGAGGACATCAAGGCGTCCGATCACGGGCGGGTCATCAACATCTCGAGCGTCGTCGGCCAGCAGGGTAACTACGGGCAGGCGAACTACGCGACCTCGAAGGGTGGCCTGTTCGCCTTTACCCGGACGCTGGCGCTTGAACTGGCGAGCCACGGTTCGACGGCCAACTGCGTCGCGCCGGGGTTCACGAGGACGGATATGCTCGAGAAGGTACCCGAACGAGTACAGGGGAAGATCCGCGAGGACATCCCGCTGGGCCGATTCGCGACGACAGAAGACATCGTCGGCATGGTTCGGTTTCTCGCCTGCGACCAGGCGGAGTACATGACCGGACAGGTGCTCGGGATCAACGGCGGCATGGAGTGGTGA
- the cbiG gene encoding cobalt-precorrin 5A hydrolase: MSSGTENADTTDDSGSNSDGGHCSTPDSDGEVAEEIAIISFGRKMDTAEEIKSEIGDRYEAIDIIEYHGDVFEEHWGEYDCFIGLMASGIAMRKTAHLLDDKWEDPAICVVDEELTWAIPITGGHHGANQVAQDLATMGAVPAMTTASEAAGKQGVESRAKAMDTHVVNGDSTVKTNLAVLDETLGPVARLDGPNAVLVGDDVTVLKRNKDDGVVLGTGSVSGASKDAFLEAWEEALEQTEYDFEDVEFVGTATRKEDEEGLLAAAQELDLGVVAFDKETLLAHEGPTPSKSKELIGWPGVSEASAIAGGAEQELLLEKISYENEVTVAIGR, translated from the coding sequence ATGAGTTCAGGAACTGAGAACGCGGATACGACGGACGATTCGGGATCGAATTCCGACGGCGGACACTGTTCTACGCCGGATTCGGACGGCGAAGTCGCCGAGGAGATCGCGATCATCTCCTTCGGCCGGAAGATGGACACCGCCGAGGAGATCAAATCGGAGATCGGTGATCGCTACGAGGCGATCGACATCATCGAGTACCATGGCGACGTCTTCGAGGAGCACTGGGGCGAGTACGACTGCTTCATCGGCCTGATGGCCTCGGGGATCGCGATGCGGAAGACGGCCCACTTGCTCGACGACAAGTGGGAGGACCCCGCGATCTGCGTCGTCGACGAGGAACTCACCTGGGCCATCCCGATCACGGGCGGCCACCACGGCGCGAACCAGGTCGCACAGGACCTCGCGACGATGGGTGCCGTGCCGGCGATGACCACCGCGAGCGAGGCCGCGGGCAAGCAGGGCGTCGAGTCCCGTGCGAAGGCGATGGACACCCACGTCGTCAACGGCGACTCGACGGTCAAGACGAACCTCGCCGTCCTCGACGAGACCCTCGGTCCCGTGGCCCGACTCGACGGGCCGAACGCCGTCCTCGTCGGCGACGACGTGACGGTTCTCAAACGCAACAAGGACGACGGCGTCGTCCTCGGCACCGGCAGCGTCTCCGGTGCGAGCAAGGACGCGTTCCTCGAGGCCTGGGAGGAAGCCCTCGAGCAAACGGAGTACGACTTCGAGGACGTGGAGTTCGTCGGCACCGCGACCCGGAAGGAAGACGAGGAGGGACTGCTCGCGGCCGCCCAGGAACTCGACCTCGGCGTGGTCGCGTTCGACAAGGAAACCCTGCTCGCACACGAGGGGCCGACGCCCTCCAAATCGAAGGAGCTGATCGGCTGGCCCGGGGTCTCTGAAGCCTCCGCAATCGCGGGCGGTGCCGAACAGGAACTACTCCTCGAGAAGATCAGTTACGAAAACGAGGTGACGGTGGCGATCGGACGGTAA